The following nucleotide sequence is from Molothrus ater isolate BHLD 08-10-18 breed brown headed cowbird chromosome 12, BPBGC_Mater_1.1, whole genome shotgun sequence.
GAAAGCCAGCGGCTCCCTGAGAGCGGCCACGTCGATGCGGCCCAGGCGGCCGAAACGCTGCAGCTGCGTCGGGGGGACAccttggggatggggagagaggggTCAGGGGCTCTGTGGGCAACGAGACCCCACGGAGGGGGCAAGAGCAGGACAGGGCCCGCTCAGTGCCAGGGGGAAGCCATGGGTGTCCCCCCCCCACAAGGAAAACCAAACCCTGAGATCTCACCCAGTGCCTGTGCAATCTGTGCTGGAGGGAAAAGCACTTGGAGGCAGCGGTTCAGGTAAGGCAGCAGGTCCTCCAGGAAGGCTGTGCAAAACTGGGTAAAGAGCTCCTGCTCCCGCCCACTAAAAGCCGCCTCCTCAGCACGGTGGAAAGCCAGGATGGTTTTGGTCAcctggggagagagagaggcagatGGGTTACCTGATGACAGCCATGTGCCCAGGTGGGTAAGGAGGCCAATGGCACTTGGCTTGtaccagcagcagcatggccacaggcccagggcagcacccatctccctgtgctgggcattGGTGATGCCACACCTGGAACCCGAGGGTCAGTTCTGCGACACTCCAAGATACCCATTGtggggctggagtgtgtccagggaagggaatggagctggagaaggagctgaagcacaaggagcagctgggggggggggggggttaccatggagaaaaagaggcttgAGAGAGACCTTTTCATCTTCCACTACTCTCTGACAGGAGGGGCAGccagggtggggctgggctTTGCTCCCAAAGtacaagggacaggacaagaatAGCCTCAAGTTGTACCACAGGAAGTTTaagctggatattaggaaaatttcTTCAGGAGAGTtatccagccctggcacagggcagtggtggaatccccatccctggggagaTTTAACAgctgtggcacttgaggacatgggttaggggtggccttggcagtgcagGGGGAATGGTTGGACCGGATGATCTCAGAGCTTTCCCAACCAATTCAGAACAAACCTGGCCCATGATTTCCCAGGACAAGTCCCAGCTCCGTCCCCAGACTCACCTCACCAAGGGCACTGTCCAGGCAGGCGGTGATGTCCTGTGCCAGAGCGATGGGGCAGCAGAGCCGCAGGTCATTGAAGGCCACGAGGAGCCCGTTGAGGAAGCAGGCAAGGGGTGGGAAGTCCAGCAGCACCATGGGGGGCTGCAGCgtcccaggctgggctgtgggcaccGGCACTCCTGCACCACCCCCCAGCGCGGCCGGAGCCGAGATCAGCGTGTAGGAATTCATCTCCTCCCGGAATTTCTCCACCGCCTCCTCCACCGCCTTGCTGAAGGCGTCGGCAGCCACGCGCTGGAAGAGGGGAGCCAGCTGCCCGCGGAAATCCACGCCCACCCTGCTGAAGGACAGCCCGAAGTACATGCACTGCCCCAGCAGCGAGTCCAGCCGGCCGCCCACGCCGCGCTCCAGGTCGCGCCGCAGCGTGCGCAGGAACTCGGAGACCttctgcagcacccagctgtgGAAGATGGCCCCCtcgcccggcgccgccgcctcgGCCGGCACCAGCGGCTCCTCGTCCGAGAAGATGGCGCGGTACTGGGTGACGATGTCGAACAGGTGCACGCGGCAGGCCTCGATGGTCTTGGTGATGTGCACGTAGGGGTCGTGGTCGGGGATGGAGGCCTGCATGGAGCGCAGCCAGGCGTCCCGTGCCTGCAGGAACTTGACGCGCAGCTCGGCCTCGGTGAGCACGTCCATGCGGCGCAGGAAGCCGATGACACGCAGGCAGGCGGGCAGCGGGATGTTGGTGCGCAGCTGCTGGATCAGCTGGTTCAGCATCAGCTGCGCCGACTGGCGCACCTCGTCCACGATGCCCTGGGGAACACAGAGCCTTCAGGCAGGTACAGACACGGGGCAGCGTGGGGGTCACCTGGAGCACAGGGTGGGATAACACGGGGTTCAGTCACGGGGCAAAGACAGCGCAGGGCTCACCTGGATAACGGGGATGCTGCTGTGCTTCCTCTCCAGCCTGCGCACGTAGGCTGTGAGCTCCAGCGCCTCCTCGTAGTAGCCGTTCCGAACGCAGGTGTCCATGAGCTGCGGGATCTCCAGGATCTCCAGGATCTCCGTGTGCCGGTTCAGGGTCAGGCTGTTCATGCGCCGGCTGCAGGCGATGGCCTCGGCATCGCGCATGAAGGTCCTGCGGGCCGGGATGGCATCAGCggagagccctccctgcagcgGGTGGGTCCGACCCTCCCACCCGCACCGGCCGCTCCCAGCCGGCCCGACCCTCAGTGGGCTCCGCACCTCTcggtccccagcccagcccatccccgGCCCTTGCCCGCCGCTCCTCGTGCCCGGTACCCGTCCCGCACCGGCAGGCGTCCTGCAGCGCGGGCAGCCGCTCCAGCAGGCTGCCGAGCCGGCTCTCGATGCCGCCGAAGCCGCGGCCGGCGCGGCCGGTGCACTCGGCGGAGCGGATGAAGGCTCGGTAGTGCTCGAAGGCGAGGCGGCGCGTCTCGGCCCCGACCCGCGCCCGCTCCGCCGCCAACCGCGCCGGCTCCCGGCCCAGCTCCGCCAGCCCGAGCGCCGCCAGCTCCGACACATAAGCGGCAAGCTCGGGGCCGCCGGGCGCCGCCGGGCCGcgcagccaggccagcagccgcgcctcctccgccgccgccgccgccatcgccGCGGCCGCCGCGTCACCTCCGGGCCCGCCGGTTCCGGGTCCGTCACTTCCGCTACCGCCGGTTCCAGTCCGGGCACTTCCGGCCCCGGCGGCCCCGCGTGCGCGGCGCGGCGCGGGAGATGCGGCCGCTGACGGAGGCGGAGACGCGGGCGGTGTTCGAGAAGCTCGGGAAATAGTGAGGGGCCGGGACCGAGGGGACCGGGAGGGATGGGCACCGGGAATCGGGCGAGACCGGGCATGGAGAAGGGATGGGCACCGGGAGGGCTGGGCCGGCTGGATCCGGGGAACGGGGAGACCAAAGGGACCGAGGGGGTGGTGTCACCGGCGATCGGGCGGCGGAGCGGGAGGGCCGGGCCCCGGCGGTCCAGCGGCAGGagggcccgggccgggccgggctcacGGGTCTGTCCTGCAGCATCGGGGAGAACATCCAGCTGCTGGTGGACCGGCCCGATGGCACCTACTGCTTCCGCCTGCACCGGGACCGCGTGTACTACCTGAGGTGAgtgccgggcggggcggggagcgggcggTCCCGGTGcggcccggccgtgcccagcactgccccgcTCGGGGTGATGCCGGGCCGCGCCCAGCAGTGCCCCGCTCCCCCGTGCGGCCCGGCcgagcccagcactgccccactCCCGCAgtgagaagctgctgaagcTGGCAGCCAGCGTGCCCCGGGAGAGCCTGGTGGCGCCGGGCACCTGCTTCGGGAAGTTCACCAAGTCCCAGAAGTTCCGGCTGAGCGTCACGGCCCTGGACTTCCTCGCGCCCTACGCCAAGGTGGGTCCCGGCCCGGAGCGGCCCCAGGCAGCCCCTCACGGCCCCGGGCAGCCCTATGGCCCTCACAGCCTGAGCGGCCCttgcccaccctgcagcccctcacagccccgaGCGGCCCTTGCCCACCCTGCGGTCCCTCACAGCCCCGACggcccctcacagccctgtccctctctgcAGTACAAGGTGTGGGTGAAGCCAGGCTCCGAGCAGTCCTTCCTCTATGGGAACCATGTGCTGAAGTCGGGGCTGGGCCGCATCACGGAGAGCACGGCGCAGTACCAGGGTGTGGTGGTGTACTCCATGGCCGACGTCCCACTGGTGAGCAcctgggccctgccagggctgaggggggaTAGGGGATGGGAGACCCTCCCTCACGTCCCCTTCACCcccagggttttggggtggCTGCCAAGTCCACGCAGGAGTGCCGCAAGGTTGACCCCCTGGCCATCGTGGTGTTCCACCAAGCTGACGTTGGGGAGTACGTGCGGAATGAGGACACGCTGACATGAGGGACCCTCggggacccccagggaccctCGTGCTCTGTCTGTGAGTGCTCCGGGCTGGCATGGACTTTGTCCTGGACCGTGGGTATGGGAAGCCCACCCAGAGTGGGAGGGAAGTgtgggcagctgccagcacagagccccagagccctCAGGGGGCTGCTGCCACCATAGCAGGACAgggccctggccccagccctgtcACATAAAGCCTGATCCTTTTTTCAGTGCCTGTTGTCTGGTGTTGAGGTCCAGGGGGAGTCAGTCCTCGCTCCTTCTGTGGGGAATGTGACGCACTGGGGCATGTTTGGAGGGACTGATGAGGTTGGGGGGAGCCTCAGAATGAATATGAGCttcaggggagggagggagggggcggCAGCTTCTAGTCTCACAGAGCCTGGATGGCTTTAGCAGGCAGCAGTTGTTCCCCGGCCTCTGCCAAGGGTTCCTTTATTGGGAGTTTGGTAGAAAAGGCCCATTAAGACACAGTGGGTAGGGATGTGACGGGTTCCTTTATTGGGAGTTTGGTAGAAAAGGCCCATTAAGACACAGTGGGTAGGGATGTgacaaacccacacagcccacAGAACTCAGGTGACAGTGTGGCCTTTGATTTTCTTGGGGTGATGCCAGGGccagagctgaggcaggagcaggggaagctctccagcctcctcctggaAGCAGAATCCAGcctttgctcctgctctgtggtgGGACAGTGGCAGCCAGgtgagctggctctgcagggcggtccctgccctgctctaGCACCTCTGGCTGCCCGAGGTTTGTGCATGAAAGAGGCGCTtgaggaagcagagctgcagcaccccAGAGAGGACAATGACACAGCTCTGGGCCATGGACCACCAGTTGATATAGTTGTAGTTGGACTCCAGGAGGAAGGAGTCAGCCCATTTCCTCATCCGGGCAAAGTTGTAGAAGCGCCACATGTGGAAGGTGTGCACGTGCAGCTTCTGGATGCTCGCCTGCAGGAGAGGCaaagctgtgctcagagctgcccctggggctcagtgctgcagctcagcccgAGCAAAGGCCCTGCTCAGTGGGCAGGAcatgcccatccctgctctgctgggacaccCTGACCCTCACCCCAATTGCCTCCAGGGTGTCGttcagctccttcctctctgctggctgcttgTGCTCCATGTTGAAGTCATCATAGTACACACCAAAGTTGAGATACACCTGCATTAAGCCAAAGTGGTTTTGGTGGTtgtccaggcagagctggtagaaacctgcagagggaagggggtAGTTGGTCCCTGGTGGAAGGGCCCCAGGCAGACACATCCCGAGCACTCAGCCCTCATCCTGCCCCCGCAGGAGCAATCACTGCTCTGGGAAGCCCTGGCTGGGcgggctcagagctgctgcaggggctggggctcaccTGTGTCCTTGGTGAGGAAGTTGATCTGTCCTCGCACGTCCTGGGACACTCCGAGCTGGAAGCCATTGGGGTCACTCGCTGTCACCAGGATGCTCTGCTGTTGCCAATCCCCGTCGCCCGCTGGACCTGGAGGCAGGGAACACCCGAGGGGGATCCGTGGGTCCTGTTGtgtggggatggagctgtgccaagCCTTGAGGACGTGttcctgtggggctgctctgccaagcacagagctgggggaaagctgccactgccaggcacagccatgCCCTGGCTCTCCTTCAGCCAGCCCAGTGTAAACAGGAGATGAAAGTGCTGAAGTTTCCCTGGGAAGGGGACAGAGCTCAGGGACTCGCTGTGCCAGCACCTTCAGCTGTGCGACAGCCTCTGGCCAGGCAGTGAAGGGCAGAGCTTCCAACAatgccagagctcccagcaccacTTCATGGGCTTAAACCaggtagtttaaaaaaatgcatggGATTGATGATGGATAGGGATTAGGGTGGTTATATTTGGAAGATTCTCTTTCCTGTGAGAGTGaggaggctctggcacagggtgcccagagcagctgtggctgccccatccctgcaattGTCAACCctcagggcttggagcaatctgggagaGTGGAGggcgtccctgcccatggcagaggatggaaggagctttaagatccctccaacccaaacaattccacaATACTGCCTTAGGAAAGGCACAGTCCCTGAGATGCCATGTGCCACAGGACCAGCACGGGgtggagccagcccagccttttTCTGGCTGTGTCAGCCATGTCCCAGGACACGTCCCCATCACCCACCTCGTAGCTGAAGTAGAAGTTTCCTCCCTGGTGTGAGAACTGCCAGAAGCACTCGGCGGTGCCGGCGGGAATGACGATGGCGAAGTCGTAGCGGTCGGCGCCGCGGAACAGCGGCTCCTGGCTGGAGCCACCGCTCAGGGGCTCTGTCCTGGGGCAGCCAGCggggcccagcagagccaggagcagcagcagcagcatcctcctgcttcccggggctgcagcactggctccccacgcagggcagggcagggcagggcagtgtgagGCACGGGGTAATCATTAACCACAGCACGGCAGCCGTGGCTCAAGGTGATCTGtgtgagctgcagctcagacacctgcactgccagggcaggagcctgcCCTGGACAAGGCAAGaacaggacacagctcctgccaccagGGCACCCCCAGCTGGCATTGCCCCTCCCTGGCCAGCAGTGACTCACATCTCTGACCTGGtgctcctgtgcccagggctctcAAGGGAAGGGATTTAtggaaggggaggaaaatgcatggccacagccaggggacaagggacactcagtgcagcacctgcagctgaaGGACAGAGGGGGAGCAGCTGGTCCTAGACAAGacttctcccagccctggcttgGGCTGAACAGCAGCCAAGAGAAACTTAGAAACTAAATTTAGCAAGTGCCCCTGTATCACACCCCTGACCTAACCCAGAAACTCCTGTTTCCCATGTACACCATgtcacagctccagggcagtgctgctcccgacccagctctcccagaggGCAAGGGAGAGCCCCACATTCCATGCccttctgctgcatttccatcCACGAGGCAGATATTCACACTTTCACAACTCCTGctattaaacaaaaaaggatCTTTATTTTACAAATGACTGTTCCAGCTTTGGCACTTGAAGGCAGGAACATGTGGCACCCTTGGAGCTCATACACAGCAAGGGTATTACCAGGAAAAGTTCAAAGAAAACATGACAAAAGTCagacaaaactaaaaattttaGCATGGAAACAACAAACAGTTCCAAGTACTGAAACACAAAGtaattttagctttttaaagcctcagagctggaaggaaggaatttctCCTCAGACATTAGTCCCcattaatggggaaaaaacacccccaaaaaaaaccaagtagATCCTCTTGCCTGGATCTCTTCCCCACAGAAGTGCTGGGACTCAGTGCTGCCTGTTCCACAAGGGAGTGATGGCAAACAGCTGAAACAAGTGATTCAGTGAACAGacaataaacacaaaaatagtCACCTATGAGATCATCCTCTGCTCACACCTGAGCAGAGCAAACAGCTGGGATTCattccagaggctgcagtggcCAGGTGGACAAGAAGTCTCAATCTAGATTCATGCtgagaggctgcacagcccctgccatgtgcagcaCGCTGATCTTTGCAGATCCAGCTGGAGCACAAAGCTCCTGGGTTCCCCTGCCATGGGTTTGGTGTCAGAGGGACTTCCCACGCTGGCACAGACTGCACTCTGCTCCAGCttccaaaaaacaaacaggtcCAAAAACCAAAAGTCCCATGGCTCCCAACTTCAGAGCATTCCCAGTTTCTTCATGGTCCGCCAGCGGTCCTTGATCATCACAGACGTGCGGTTCCTGAAGGGGAACTTCAGGCAGATGGTTTTCCACCTCCCTTCCCCGTACTTCTTCACTCCTTCCTTGATCCACTCGCTCTCCTCCATGGTCCATTTCTGCGAAGAGCAAGGAAGCAGCTGCATGGCAGAGAGCCTGCTGCCCTCATCAGccgtgccaggagcagcagggaaggcagaCACAacaccccagcactgcagatgtggtgcagcagctgccttccTATGGGCCAGGAGGAGAGGTCCTGGTGGCACCAACGTGGGACCTGCTCCTGGGTAACAGCTGCCAGATGCGCGTCCCTCAGCTGAACAACAACCTCAGCATGAGGGAATTTGGCAAACCTTGCTTTAACCAAAGGCaaattcccagtgccctgcaggcaggacaggcccagctccagcctctttGATCATGGAGACTGTAGGGACACTGCCCCACTGCAGGGCCTGCTAGAAGCACCTAAGGCTCCACATACCTGTTTCTTGGAGCCAGAGTTGTTGGAGGCTTTGTTTTTCTCAAGTGATGCTGGAAAACAAGGGAGAGAGTTACATTTCCCATAATTTGGGAGGTACAGACCTCCCTGAGAGGCTGCCTTGAGCTGTGCAGTCAGAGCGCCCTGTGACAGCAATACACCCCAATCAATTCCTTTATCCCAGCCTTTCCACAGGACTTCTGGTTTCAAAATTCAGccacccaggcagcagcagaaccccTGTGAGTGACCCCCTGCCAGCATTAGCACAGGTAATCCCTGCCAGGGGGATTCTCATACCTGCATTTGCGAAGAGCTCATCCTCATCACTCCAGCTGTCCTTCTCCTCTGTGCCACAGGAGCTGTTCCACCTTCCTTGGAAAGACCTGAAATCAGGTGAGGGTTTACTTTGGCTACTGGTTCAGAAGGTGCAGGGCCACCAAGcaagcagagccagcccctggACATTGTATTTCTTAAGAGGTGGGAAGCAAGAGAAGGATGCTCCTACAGACTCTGGCCAGTGATGCTGAAGGTGGGAGAAGTGTGGAAAAATGTGTTCCTTGTACTGGAATCACCTGCCGGaaccagctgcagcacctcacTAGCAGCAGGACCCGaatattttctcctcttcattAACccataattaattttaaagccaAACATACGGGCAAGAGAGGGTTTGCTGTGCCCAGTTCCACACAGGCTGGCAGGCAAGGTCAACACTCATCTTGGGACACAGGGCCAGGGTTTGGTGCTCAGGCTACCAACACCAGCAAGACAAGtctgggggcagagcagacaaTAGCACACAAGAGGGGCTTCATACTTCTCACTCTGGGCAGACAAGGGCTCATCAGGCAGTTTGGGAGCAGGTTTGGAGGCAGAAGAGACCACGTGCTCCTGGGAAGAGTCGGGGCACTCGCTCGACTTGCTGGACGAGCCGTCCAACTCCACGATCAGATTGCTTATGCTGAACAAGTTTTTGATGTTATGGGGTATTTCAGGAGGCTCTGAGGTCTCAGAAGCTTGATTCTCCACTTCTCTGCATCTCTTGGTTCTGTGGGATACAGAAGGAGACAGTTGCTTGGGGGAAGGCAAGTCTGTTTGGTCCAGTTTGGTGAAAAGGGCGTCCGAGTCCCCGGAGTCCGACAGGATCTTGAAAGCTTCTCTCAGAACAGAAATCCCACACGAGGTTACAGTTCCAGGGGGCTGCCTATAAAATAAACACAACCAGGAGGGTTGTAGGGAAACTGccaagggagctctgctgccccaAAATGCAGCCTTGCCTGCCACTTGGCATccccaactcctggccctgcagtgcGAATCCATGGAAGAGGGCATTCCCAACCCTCCAGCACTCCCTCCCACACAGCACAGCGCCCCAGGTGAAGAACACACCTTCCTGCTCCActgccccctgcccttcccagtgctgctccaccagagcagccactgcccctccctgtcactgcagcaCTTCCTGTCAGCAACCGACCCAAACTCAACACCTTCCCCAGGATCCACCTCTGGGCTGGCCTGGGCAGGCATTTGGGGAATTAGGAGCTGCCTTGACACAGGGGATTTCCCCCTGGAAGAGACCTTGAGGCCAACTGCATCCACAATCTAGAGCCAGACTGCTGTGCCCACCTTGGTGATTCCCTGGTGGACACCCTGGGGGtttctggggctgctgctggttcTTTAGCTACTTCCATGGGCTCAGGAGTGCCCTTCAGGACATCATATGCTGCTGGTAAGTGTTCAGGTGTGGCTGCTGGATCAGTGGCTACTTCCATAGgttccacagctgctgcagagccaccagcttCTTCCATcatctctggagctgctgtgggaccaGCTGCCCTTtttgcagggctggcagctccctccaggtcttctgctgctcctgcaagcTGTGGAGCTCTGGCTGGGCCCTCTGCCCTTGCCGGGGCCTCTGGAGAGTTGGTTGGGCCCTCTGCCCTTGCTGGggcctctggagctgctgcctggtcCCTCAGCCCATCTGCAGACTCAGAGGTCCCCAGCGAGGATTTTGCTTTGCTGGTGTGCTCCGAGTCCAAAGTCTTTTTCAataactgaaaacagaaaaagcacagCACATTACAGACACGATTCCTCATGCTCCCATTCCATTTTATCCCCTCCCAAAGGCGTTCCATGGATGGAACAGCTTCTCTGACCATATAAACCCCATAGGAAGGGGCTGGATTTAGAGTGCTGCAGGTTTAGGGTGCTGCAGGGCACGCACCGTCAGCAGCGCCGGCTCCGAGTCGTCCATGTAGCCCCTCAGGAACTCAAAGATGCTCTGCTGGAACTCCTCGTAGGAGAAGTTTTTGACCTTTGGATGAGAGGGATTCTTCTCCCGGATCACAGCCAGccactcatttttcttcttctggagAAGGATTCATAGGATCAGGTGAGAActctctgggcagggacagggcaatCAGTGCCAGCCACAGCGAGGGTGTGGGCAAGGACTGGGCCTCTCCTGCTTGGCATTCTCCAGGCACAACCAGTTAACACCGAAATGA
It contains:
- the TMED6 gene encoding LOW QUALITY PROTEIN: transmembrane emp24 domain-containing protein 6 (The sequence of the model RefSeq protein was modified relative to this genomic sequence to represent the inferred CDS: inserted 1 base in 1 codon), coding for MLLLLLLALLGPAGCPRTEPLSGGSSQEPLFRGADRYDFAIVIPAGTAECFWQFSHQGGNFYFSYEVQRATGIGNSRXILVTASDPNGFQLGVSQDVRGQINFLTKDTGFYQLCLDNHQNHFGLMQVYLNFGVYYDDFNMEHKQPAERKELNDTLEAIGASIQKLHVHTFHMWRFYNFARMRKWADSFLLESNYNYINWWSMAQSCVIVLSGVLQLCFLKRLFHAQTSGSQRC
- the TERF2 gene encoding telomeric repeat-binding factor 2 isoform X2, whose product is MATRRPTRRERDRDTEGDRDPEPDRAGMAALPEKTVNRWVLQFYFHRAIEAYRSGRNRDFRQFRDIMQALLVRPLDREPDMAQMLRIMQLLSRVEEGENLDCTFDKESELTPLESAMLVLDFIREEFSVADRTMEAVQKMVKEAAIVVCIRNKEFEKASDIVKKHMGKEPRNQKKKNEWLAVIREKNPSHPKVKNFSYEEFQQSIFEFLRGYMDDSEPALLTLLKKTLDSEHTSKAKSSLGTSESADGLRDQAAAPEAPARAEGPTNSPEAPARAEGPARAPQLAGAAEDLEGAASPAKRAAGPTAAPEMMEEAGGSAAAVEPMEVATDPAATPEHLPAAYDVLKGTPEPMEVAKEPAAAPETPRVSTRESPRTKRCREVENQASETSEPPEIPHNIKNLFSISNLIVELDGSSSKSSECPDSSQEHVVSSASKPAPKLPDEPLSAQSEKSFQGRWNSSCGTEEKDSWSDEDELFANAASLEKNKASNNSGSKKQKWTMEESEWIKEGVKKYGEGRWKTICLKFPFRNRTSVMIKDRWRTMKKLGML
- the COG8 gene encoding conserved oligomeric Golgi complex subunit 8, which produces MAAAAAEEARLLAWLRGPAAPGGPELAAYVSELAALGLAELGREPARLAAERARVGAETRRLAFEHYRAFIRSAECTGRAGRGFGGIESRLGSLLERLPALQDACRTFMRDAEAIACSRRMNSLTLNRHTEILEILEIPQLMDTCVRNGYYEEALELTAYVRRLERKHSSIPVIQGIVDEVRQSAQLMLNQLIQQLRTNIPLPACLRVIGFLRRMDVLTEAELRVKFLQARDAWLRSMQASIPDHDPYVHITKTIEACRVHLFDIVTQYRAIFSDEEPLVPAEAAAPGEGAIFHSWVLQKVSEFLRTLRRDLERGVGGRLDSLLGQCMYFGLSFSRVGVDFRGQLAPLFQRVAADAFSKAVEEAVEKFREEMNSYTLISAPAALGGGAGVPVPTAQPGTLQPPMVLLDFPPLACFLNGLLVAFNDLRLCCPIALAQDITACLDSALGEVTKTILAFHRAEEAAFSGREQELFTQFCTAFLEDLLPYLNRCLQVLFPPAQIAQALGVPPTQLQRFGRLGRIDVAALREPLAFLLPPAPGEEEPSPEAAPDPEGEHAAVPTEPAESPSGEAAQPGAPVPTGGALRRGGCARTRCAMAVAAAGRALPGRALPGRALPGLPLLPARACEHAAGWDRRERSYWRALRRRVLGPPVPPFAAPVQVGAPVLRGAAAAVSPEQLGGPELRRLAAALAAGLRGRPCLGLSAPQLGVPLRVFAAELPPARCARYPPALRQAHRIEPFPLRVLVNPAIRVLDTRLVTGPEGCASVHGFSAYVPRHWAVHVSGVDELGVPVSWEAVGWAARIIQHEMDHLDGILYIDRMDTRTFTNVGWMELLD
- the NIP7 gene encoding 60S ribosome subunit biogenesis protein NIP7 homolog → MRPLTEAETRAVFEKLGKYIGENIQLLVDRPDGTYCFRLHRDRVYYLSEKLLKLAASVPRESLVAPGTCFGKFTKSQKFRLSVTALDFLAPYAKYKVWVKPGSEQSFLYGNHVLKSGLGRITESTAQYQGVVVYSMADVPLGFGVAAKSTQECRKVDPLAIVVFHQADVGEYVRNEDTLT
- the TERF2 gene encoding telomeric repeat-binding factor 2 isoform X1 yields the protein MATRRPTRRERDRDTEGDRDPEPDRAGMAALPEKTVNRWVLQFYFHRAIEAYRSGRNRDFRQFRDIMQALLVRPLDREPDMAQMLRIMQLLSRVEEGENLDCTFDKESELTPLESAMLVLDFIREEFSVADRTMEAVQKMVKEAAIVVCIRNKEFEKASDIVKKHMGKEPRNQKKKNEWLAVIREKNPSHPKVKNFSYEEFQQSIFEFLRGYMDDSEPALLTLLKKTLDSEHTSKAKSSLGTSESADGLRDQAAAPEAPARAEGPTNSPEAPARAEGPARAPQLAGAAEDLEGAASPAKRAAGPTAAPEMMEEAGGSAAAVEPMEVATDPAATPEHLPAAYDVLKGTPEPMEVAKEPAAAPETPRVSTRESPRQPPGTVTSCGISVLREAFKILSDSGDSDALFTKLDQTDLPSPKQLSPSVSHRTKRCREVENQASETSEPPEIPHNIKNLFSISNLIVELDGSSSKSSECPDSSQEHVVSSASKPAPKLPDEPLSAQSEKSFQGRWNSSCGTEEKDSWSDEDELFANAASLEKNKASNNSGSKKQKWTMEESEWIKEGVKKYGEGRWKTICLKFPFRNRTSVMIKDRWRTMKKLGML